ATAGTATGGATAAATGACTCCACCGGCTGTAAACGATGAAGCCGATGCAACACCACTTATTGCAAATTTAAATGAATAGTATATTACGAGTGAAAATAAAAGGAACTCAAACAGTAGCAAAGAATTTGCAATGATGGCTTTTAGTTTGCCTTTAAACTTATCTAGTAGTACTTCCATCCTTGGTAGTACACCTGTTGCATATACATAAGCTAGGCCAGGAATGATTGCCAAAGGCATTAAATAATATTGAACAAACTCAATACTCCCATTTAAAGAACCTGTAAAGAAGTTTCGACTGAAAACATCAGCCACAATAAAGAACATCATGGCAAATATACTTATTCCACATATAACAATCCCAATTGATTTAATTGATTGAAATATATGGTACGATTTCTCAAACCTTGTCATAACATTCCACCCCCTCTACGCTTATTTCATTGAGTTAGGTAACCATAATGCAATATCTGGAAATGCAATCATCACACCACCAACTACAATTGATGTAACAATCGCAAACACTAATGTAAATCGGAAAATCGAATCCGATGAAATACGACTCGAACCTGATACTGCATACACACTAATACCCACTGGTGGAGTGATTAATCCAATGGTACCAATAACAGAAACGAAAACACCAAACCAGAGTGGATCGACATTTAGTGCACTAATAATTGGGAGAGCAACTGGTGTTGTCATCAAGATAACCGCAGCACCCTCAATAAACATAAATAAGAAGAAATATACTATTAACAGAATACCTAGTACAAGAGCAGGATAAGCCATAATTGGTTCTAAAAGCTCAATTAATCTTCTCGGAACTAACGACAGCGAAATGAAGCGTCCGAAAACTTGTGCCCCTATAAGAATTAACATTACCATAACAGAGGTTTTCACAGTTTCAGAAATTGATTTCATAAAAAACGTCTTATTAACCTTTCCTAATACTAAAGCGCAAAGGAAAGCAACAAACGCGCCTACAGCACCAGCTTCAGTTGGTGTTACAAACCCCAT
This genomic window from Desertibacillus haloalkaliphilus contains:
- a CDS encoding TRAP transporter small permease subunit, producing MTRFEKSYHIFQSIKSIGIVICGISIFAMMFFIVADVFSRNFFTGSLNGSIEFVQYYLMPLAIIPGLAYVYATGVLPRMEVLLDKFKGKLKAIIANSLLLFEFLLFSLVIYYSFKFAISGVASASSFTAGGVIYPYYHVLFLIPVMFILVNLEIIFILIRNFQMKRALFKFYSDEDEGTNNL